The DNA region TTTTCAAGGCCGTGGCCGAGCGCGCCCTGCCCCACTTCAACGTGCCGCCGGAAATCCTTCCGGAGACCGTTGTTGACGAAACCGCAGCCGTTGACGAAGCGGCCTGCTCAGACCCCCTGCCGAGCATTTCCTGGCAGGATGACGGCTCCGAAGGAAGCGCTGATACTTTTTGAGAATGATCGGCCAACCCCATGAAATCTGAAAACCTGATAAACGACCTTCACGGGGACGAGGCAGCCAACCCGGTAATCATTTCCGGCCAGCTGCCCAAAGACGCCGAAATCAGCGGGATTCACTACTCATCGGCAAGCGTCAGGCCCGGCGGGATATTCGTCGCCATCAAGGGAACGAAATCCGACGGCCACGATTACATAAAGGACGCCATCTCGCGCGGGGCCGTGGCCGTGGTGGCCGAGCGCAGCGTGGACACGGGCGGCGTCCCCCTGATCATAGTGCGGGATTCCAGAAGGGCCCTGGCCCGCCTTGCAACGACATTTCACGGTAACCCATCGGAATCGCTCACGATAATCGTGGCGACGGGCACCAATGGCAAGTCGACCGTTTCCTATTTCATAGAAAGCGTGCTTATTGCTGCGGGCTTTTCGGTGGGGGTTATCGGCACCGTCAATTACCGTTACGCTGGCAAGGCGGTCCCAAGCCCCATGACCACCCCGGACGCAGCCGATCTGCAGGCGCTTCTGGCCGAGATGCGCGACGGCGGCGTGACCCACGTGGTGATGGAGGTCTCCTCCCACGCCCTGGTCCAGGGCCGGACGCTTTTCTGCTCCATCGACGTGGCAGTGTTCACTAACCTGAGCCAGGACCACCTGGACTACCACAAGGACATGGAAACTTATTTCGGGGCCAAGGGCATTCTCTTCACAGAGTATCCCTCCAAAAACGGCAATAAGACCCTGATTTCGGTGGTCAACGGCGACGACCCATACGGCCTGCGCCTGTGCGGCGCAATCAGGACCCCGCTTCTGAGGGCGGGACTGGCCAGGGAAGCCGACATAAGGGGCGCAAACGTGGTGGCCGACGATTCGGGCATCCGGGGGGACATCGAAACCCCCGCCGGGACGGTTAAGGTGAACTCCACACTGGTCGGGATGCACAACTATTACAACGCCATGTCTGCGACTGGGGTGGGATGCGCCCTGGGCCTCGCCCCGTCGGTGATCTCGGAGGGAATCGCGGCCCTCACCCTGGTGCCGG from Deltaproteobacteria bacterium includes:
- a CDS encoding UDP-N-acetylmuramoyl-L-alanyl-D-glutamate--2,6-diaminopimelate ligase, whose protein sequence is MKSENLINDLHGDEAANPVIISGQLPKDAEISGIHYSSASVRPGGIFVAIKGTKSDGHDYIKDAISRGAVAVVAERSVDTGGVPLIIVRDSRRALARLATTFHGNPSESLTIIVATGTNGKSTVSYFIESVLIAAGFSVGVIGTVNYRYAGKAVPSPMTTPDAADLQALLAEMRDGGVTHVVMEVSSHALVQGRTLFCSIDVAVFTNLSQDHLDYHKDMETYFGAKGILFTEYPSKNGNKTLISVVNGDDPYGLRLCGAIRTPLLRAGLAREADIRGANVVADDSGIRGDIETPAGTVKVNSTLVGMHNYYNAMSATGVGCALGLAPSVISEGIAALTLVPGRLERVENELGRHVFIDYAHTPDALEKVLTSLNGIKTGRIITVMGCGGDRDRAKRPLMGAVAALLSDLLVITSDNPRTEDPEAIIAQIIPGASLHKKELPGGAFSETGFLVEPDRRRAIALAIRATRPGDTVLVAGKGHEDYMIIGTQKRHFDDRQEAARALADLGGGN